CACCGCAACGGTCTTGCCGGCGGCCGTCAGCCGGCCGGCCATCGACGGACCGGCCTGACCGGCGCCGACGACGATGGCATCGAAGGTGCGGGTCATCGCAGCACCGCCACGATGAGAACGGCACCCCCGACGGCAACGGCATCCTCGATCAGAGCGGCGGGAAGGTCACGGCCGAAGGCGGCGGCACCGCGTGCGCGGGCCGCCCGCCCACCGAGCGTGCCGATCACCGCACCGATGGCCCCGCAGATGGCGCCGGCGACGAAAAAGCCCCCTGCCGCACCAACACAGGCCCCACAGAAGGCACCGCTGACGAGGCGCGCGCCGAACTGGGCCGGCACCGTGCGGCTGGGGGTCGACGGCAGCTGGTCGCCGACGAATTCGGCGAGTGCGAGAACGGTGAACACCCAGGGCGTCCACGCATAACCCATGAACGCGAGCGGGGAGCCGGACAGATCGATCCAGCCGAGATGCGCGGCCCAGGAGACCGCAGCGGGCGCCGTCATGGTGCGCAGGCCGGCAACGACGCCGATCAACAGCGCAGCGAGATAAAGCATCGTCACGTTCCCCCGTCAGCCGGGCGGGCGGATTCGACCCGCGTCGTGCAACCGACGCGGGCGAGTGTGACGTGATTCCCGGGAGAAGTCTTC
The DNA window shown above is from Pseudoxanthobacter soli DSM 19599 and carries:
- a CDS encoding DUF4126 family protein; amino-acid sequence: MLYLAALLIGVVAGLRTMTAPAAVSWAAHLGWIDLSGSPLAFMGYAWTPWVFTVLALAEFVGDQLPSTPSRTVPAQFGARLVSGAFCGACVGAAGGFFVAGAICGAIGAVIGTLGGRAARARGAAAFGRDLPAALIEDAVAVGGAVLIVAVLR